In one bacterium genomic region, the following are encoded:
- the uvrA gene encoding excinuclease ABC subunit UvrA: MEDFIEIKGARVHNLKNISLKLPRNKFIVITGVSGSGKSSLAFDTLYAEGQRRYVESLSAYARQFLERMDKPEVDHIKGISPALAIEQRTLAKNPRSTVGTVTEIYDYLRLLFGRIGKTYCSNCKSLVRKDTVTGVVQTVLGYPVGTKFYVLFSTKVTEQSVLLLHEQGFNRVLLNGIIAELSDETVMKKIFKLKQIEVLIDRLTVSAENKTRLADSVETAFQHGQGKMTIRILDDKDLNFSNKFECNTCGKAFLEPDPKLFSFNNPYGACPHCQGFGNKIEVDMDLVIPDKSKTLKQGAIKPWTTDGYSDFQSRLEKNARKNNIPLDVPVFQLTKEQYQKVLDGGDGFDGIREYFAWLDTKTYKMHVRVLLSKYRGYVTCSDCGGSRLRPEANCVTIAEKTVHDVHNMTINDAHQFFTNLKLSDFDFEISRRALEEIIKRLNYLRNVGLEYLTCSRLAGTLSGGEAQRINLATSLGSSLVGSLYILDEPSIGLHSRDNNKLISILRNLQSIGNTVIVVEHDKEIMERCDEIVDMGPLAGLFGGEVIFQGSHASILRDKKSLTGQYLSGTKFIPVPVKRRKGNNKFIEVKGARENNLQNIDITIPLGMFVCITGVSGSGKSTLVHNVLYAGLMRQLGLWSLKVGAHDSMNGIKNIDAVEMVDQQPIGRTPRSNPATYIKLFDMIRDVFASLPTSKIRGYQSGTFSFNVPGGRCEVCEGAGQILVEMQFLADVYLECEECKGKRYKKEVLEIHYHDKNIHDVLEMSVTGGLTFFKAYPRIIKKLQVLDDVGLGYLKLGQSGTTLSGGEAQRVKLAAHLAEKKGDHVLYIMDEPTTGLHFEDINKLLTSFNRLIESGNSVVVIEHNLDVIKCADYVIDLGPEGGDKGGNVVTAGTPEAIVKVKESYTGQYLKKYL; this comes from the coding sequence ATGGAAGATTTTATTGAAATAAAAGGCGCGCGGGTGCACAACCTTAAGAATATCAGTCTTAAACTTCCGCGCAATAAATTTATCGTGATCACAGGCGTTAGCGGATCTGGCAAGTCGTCGTTGGCGTTTGACACATTGTATGCAGAAGGCCAGAGGCGCTACGTCGAATCGTTATCTGCCTACGCGCGGCAATTTCTGGAACGGATGGACAAACCCGAGGTTGATCACATTAAAGGTATCAGCCCTGCACTGGCGATTGAACAGAGAACATTAGCCAAGAACCCGCGCTCCACTGTCGGAACCGTCACTGAAATTTATGATTATCTCCGATTGCTGTTTGGCAGGATCGGGAAAACGTACTGCTCTAACTGCAAATCGCTTGTTAGAAAGGATACGGTAACCGGCGTTGTTCAGACGGTACTTGGGTATCCGGTCGGAACAAAATTTTATGTTCTATTTTCCACTAAAGTAACGGAGCAATCCGTTCTGCTGCTTCACGAGCAGGGTTTTAACCGTGTTTTATTGAATGGGATTATTGCTGAACTGAGCGACGAAACTGTTATGAAAAAAATATTCAAACTGAAACAAATAGAAGTTCTTATAGACCGCCTTACAGTTTCCGCTGAAAACAAAACACGTTTAGCCGATTCAGTGGAAACGGCATTTCAACATGGACAAGGAAAGATGACGATCCGGATTCTGGATGACAAGGATTTAAATTTTTCAAATAAATTTGAATGCAATACCTGCGGCAAAGCGTTTCTTGAGCCGGATCCAAAACTCTTTTCCTTCAATAATCCGTACGGTGCATGCCCGCATTGCCAGGGATTTGGCAACAAAATTGAAGTGGATATGGATCTCGTCATTCCGGATAAATCCAAGACGCTTAAGCAAGGCGCAATCAAACCATGGACGACGGACGGTTATTCCGATTTTCAGTCGCGACTGGAGAAAAATGCCAGGAAAAATAATATTCCTTTGGATGTTCCTGTTTTTCAATTAACCAAAGAACAATATCAAAAAGTGCTGGACGGTGGAGACGGTTTTGACGGCATACGCGAGTATTTTGCATGGCTTGATACCAAGACATACAAGATGCACGTTCGCGTTCTTCTCAGCAAATACCGCGGATATGTCACTTGCTCCGACTGTGGCGGATCCAGACTAAGACCGGAAGCGAATTGTGTTACCATCGCCGAAAAAACAGTTCATGATGTTCACAATATGACGATCAACGACGCGCATCAGTTTTTTACCAACCTAAAGCTGTCCGATTTTGATTTTGAAATTAGCCGGCGCGCGCTAGAGGAAATTATCAAGCGGCTCAATTATTTAAGAAATGTGGGCTTGGAATATCTAACATGCAGCCGTTTGGCCGGAACATTATCCGGAGGTGAAGCCCAACGTATAAATCTTGCGACATCTCTTGGATCTTCGCTTGTCGGGTCGTTGTATATTTTAGACGAGCCGAGCATCGGTTTGCATTCAAGAGACAATAACAAACTCATCTCCATTTTAAGAAATCTGCAAAGCATAGGAAATACGGTGATTGTAGTGGAACACGATAAAGAAATTATGGAGCGGTGTGATGAGATTGTTGATATGGGCCCTTTGGCCGGGCTTTTCGGAGGAGAAGTTATTTTTCAGGGCAGCCATGCGTCGATCCTACGTGACAAGAAATCTTTAACCGGGCAATATCTCTCTGGAACAAAATTTATTCCCGTTCCGGTAAAACGTCGCAAAGGGAATAACAAATTTATTGAGGTCAAAGGCGCGCGTGAGAATAATTTACAAAACATTGACATAACTATTCCTCTCGGCATGTTTGTATGTATAACCGGAGTCAGTGGTTCCGGCAAAAGCACGCTGGTTCATAATGTGTTGTATGCAGGCCTCATGCGTCAATTGGGTTTATGGTCATTGAAAGTCGGCGCGCACGACAGTATGAACGGAATTAAAAATATCGATGCCGTCGAAATGGTAGACCAGCAGCCCATTGGCCGAACTCCACGCAGTAATCCGGCAACCTATATTAAATTATTCGACATGATCCGCGATGTGTTTGCCAGTCTTCCGACTTCAAAAATACGGGGGTATCAATCCGGAACTTTTTCGTTTAATGTTCCCGGCGGCCGTTGTGAAGTGTGTGAAGGCGCAGGCCAGATTTTGGTGGAAATGCAGTTTCTTGCCGACGTATATCTCGAGTGCGAAGAATGCAAAGGCAAACGTTATAAAAAGGAAGTACTCGAAATCCACTATCACGATAAAAATATACACGATGTATTGGAAATGTCCGTGACGGGAGGACTTACCTTTTTTAAGGCCTATCCACGAATAATTAAGAAGCTGCAGGTTTTAGATGACGTCGGACTGGGGTATTTAAAGCTCGGCCAGTCGGGAACTACGCTTTCCGGCGGTGAAGCGCAACGCGTTAAATTAGCCGCTCATCTGGCGGAAAAAAAAGGCGATCATGTTCTATATATTATGGACGAACCTACAACAGGCTTGCATTTCGAAGATATAAACAAACTACTGACCAGTTTTAACCGCTTGATCGAGTCTGGAAATTCCGTTGTAGTGATCGAACATAACCTCGATGTGATCAAATGCGCTGATTACGTAATTGACTTGGGCCCTGAAGGAGGCGACAAAGGCGGGAACGTCGTTACTGCCGGTACGCCGGAGGCAATAGTTAAAGTTAAAGAATCGTATACAGGTCAATATTTAAAAAAATATTTATAA
- a CDS encoding glycosyltransferase family 9 protein, with amino-acid sequence MAEPLVRALKQAKPDTKVDLLVSRPTKSIFQNYSLVDRVFLLELRFLKFIKLIRQLRKQRYDLYIGTIPSNTLSQVLVPFLSGIPFRIKHRTPHTGSRDFDFLFNIIEPIPEGRHRLLCNLDLLKHVGVSHNKAEEATQLLLSEKDLRNADEMLAEKGFIANKLTIGFHPGCNPQAAFKRWPSENYAKLMLYFQEHWNAQILIVGGKDEEEDVLRVESLLVQKTVNFVGRANIHETAALIKHCRFFVSNDSGIMHLATAVDIPVFAIFGPKDERHIGPYGNKHTVIREGTDVNNVTVEKVVNTILQSAYGLKQNINK; translated from the coding sequence ATGGCTGAACCACTAGTGAGAGCATTAAAACAGGCCAAACCAGATACAAAAGTGGACTTACTAGTAAGCCGACCGACGAAATCAATATTTCAAAATTATTCATTAGTCGATCGCGTGTTCTTGTTGGAGCTCCGTTTTCTTAAATTCATTAAATTGATTCGTCAATTAAGGAAACAGCGTTACGATCTTTACATCGGAACGATTCCGAGCAATACGCTTTCGCAAGTGCTAGTTCCCTTTCTATCCGGTATTCCTTTTCGTATCAAGCATCGCACTCCGCATACAGGCTCGCGTGATTTTGATTTCTTGTTCAATATAATCGAGCCTATTCCTGAAGGGCGGCATCGTCTGCTTTGTAATCTTGATTTATTAAAGCACGTCGGTGTTTCTCATAACAAAGCCGAAGAAGCTACGCAATTATTATTATCTGAGAAAGACCTGCGAAATGCAGACGAAATGCTGGCAGAAAAGGGATTTATAGCAAACAAACTCACGATCGGTTTCCATCCGGGATGCAATCCTCAAGCGGCATTTAAACGCTGGCCATCTGAAAATTATGCAAAACTTATGTTATATTTTCAGGAGCATTGGAATGCACAAATTCTTATTGTCGGCGGAAAAGACGAGGAAGAAGATGTTCTGCGGGTTGAATCCTTATTGGTACAAAAAACGGTGAATTTTGTCGGCCGGGCAAATATACACGAAACAGCCGCATTGATAAAACACTGTAGATTTTTCGTTTCCAATGACTCCGGCATCATGCATTTAGCAACGGCAGTGGATATTCCGGTTTTCGCCATTTTTGGGCCTAAAGATGAACGGCATATAGGTCCCTACGGAAATAAGCATACTGTGATCCGGGAAGGAACGGACGTAAACAATGTGACCGTTGAAAAAGTAGTGAATACCATTTTGCAAAGTGCATACGGGCTTAAGCAGAATATTAATAAATAG
- a CDS encoding glycosyltransferase family 4 protein, with product MKKKNSKKVRVLNITPSGDLGGRERQILSISQSLKDNQEVQFDVFFIKAQGPFYDASLREGIVTMSLPSGVTNTIPYYLRVMKSYDIINYWGVNWQAYLAGILSGAIMTFSLQGARGVIRKRIKDIFFEKLFKKDSIENVKSNHKINVISDSIWKNRLIRFLKKWLLIHSLRRCDVVIAPSQYLCDFCISYYGLRVEQVKLIKNSVNFESIKTTKSKGSIRLELGLEPDVFLVGVAARYDARKRLDRLIEALGNLREYDKIKGVIYGGGDATIKNKLDLQVAQHKIEMKILFPGFRDDIYNYINALDVFVLPSDSEGMGLAIVESVYLGCPTVVFQDGGGVLEVIKNRKTGYVVNDVKELSELIISLYKNPGMSQDICKEGKTFVMENFDVQKTAKEYADVFVKLVR from the coding sequence GTGAAGAAAAAAAATTCCAAAAAGGTTAGAGTGCTGAATATAACTCCTTCCGGCGACTTGGGAGGGCGGGAACGGCAAATACTATCGATTTCTCAGTCCTTGAAGGATAATCAGGAAGTCCAATTTGATGTATTTTTTATCAAAGCACAGGGACCTTTTTACGATGCTAGTTTGAGAGAAGGTATTGTAACGATGAGTCTACCTAGCGGAGTTACAAATACTATTCCTTACTATTTACGCGTCATGAAAAGCTATGATATCATTAATTATTGGGGGGTCAATTGGCAAGCTTACTTAGCAGGTATTCTCAGCGGAGCTATAATGACATTTAGTTTGCAGGGTGCGCGCGGAGTGATACGAAAACGAATTAAGGATATATTTTTTGAGAAATTATTTAAGAAGGATTCCATAGAGAACGTAAAATCAAATCATAAAATTAATGTAATTAGCGATTCTATATGGAAAAATCGACTGATTCGTTTTCTCAAGAAATGGCTGCTCATCCATTCCCTTCGACGGTGTGATGTTGTGATTGCGCCTTCGCAATACCTATGTGATTTCTGTATATCTTATTACGGATTAAGGGTTGAGCAAGTTAAGCTAATTAAGAATTCAGTCAACTTTGAATCGATAAAAACAACTAAGTCAAAGGGATCGATACGTCTGGAATTAGGTTTGGAGCCTGATGTTTTCTTAGTAGGAGTCGCGGCTCGGTATGACGCGAGAAAAAGACTGGATAGGTTAATTGAGGCGCTTGGAAATCTGAGGGAGTATGACAAGATAAAAGGGGTCATTTATGGAGGTGGTGATGCAACGATAAAAAATAAATTGGATTTACAGGTTGCACAACACAAAATCGAAATGAAAATTCTTTTCCCGGGATTCAGAGATGATATTTATAACTACATAAATGCGTTAGATGTCTTTGTTCTTCCATCTGATAGTGAAGGGATGGGTCTCGCCATTGTTGAATCAGTGTACCTAGGATGTCCCACAGTAGTTTTCCAGGACGGTGGCGGCGTGCTAGAAGTCATAAAAAATAGAAAGACCGGTTATGTTGTGAATGATGTCAAAGAGTTATCGGAACTAATCATATCCCTCTATAAGAATCCAGGGATGTCACAAGATATATGTAAAGAAGGCAAAACTTTCGTCATGGAAAATTTTGACGTTCAAAAAACGGCGAAGGAATACGCAGACGTTTTTGTGAAATTGGTTCGATAG
- a CDS encoding NAD-dependent epimerase/dehydratase family protein, protein MTTERKILITGGAGFVASSLAESLLLHDQNTVIIVDNMRTGRFENVPSHKNCQFIKADVNNYEDVAPIMNRYGFDYVFHYAALVGVARTLENPIEVLDDVKGLQNIFQLSKNTGVKRIFYSSSSEVYGEPVHLPQHEYSTPLNSRLPYAVVKNIGECFCRSYEKEHRLSYTILRLFNTYGPKQSPDFVVSKFINSAFSGDDITIYGDGTQTRTFCFIDDNTEFTLKLLNENLFVNDVVNVGNADLTTINELAETIIRVTRSKSRIVYLPPLKEGDMTRRQPDNSNMRRVLGRELVPLDEGLKKIIQANSPQ, encoded by the coding sequence ATGACAACAGAAAGAAAAATCTTAATAACGGGTGGGGCTGGTTTTGTCGCAAGTTCATTAGCCGAATCTCTACTATTGCACGATCAAAACACCGTCATAATCGTAGATAATATGCGAACAGGGAGATTTGAAAATGTGCCCTCCCACAAAAACTGTCAATTCATAAAAGCCGATGTGAATAATTATGAAGACGTAGCGCCTATTATGAATCGTTACGGATTCGACTATGTTTTTCACTACGCGGCTCTTGTTGGAGTTGCACGTACTTTGGAAAATCCAATCGAAGTTTTGGATGATGTGAAAGGCTTACAAAATATTTTTCAGTTATCTAAAAACACAGGTGTAAAACGTATCTTTTATTCTTCCTCATCGGAGGTATACGGTGAACCGGTCCATTTACCGCAACATGAGTATTCAACACCGCTAAACTCACGGTTGCCTTATGCTGTCGTAAAAAACATAGGAGAATGTTTTTGCCGAAGCTATGAAAAAGAGCACCGTCTTTCATATACCATTTTACGCCTTTTCAACACTTACGGGCCAAAACAAAGTCCGGATTTTGTTGTTTCAAAATTTATCAATTCCGCTTTTTCCGGAGATGACATAACAATTTATGGCGACGGTACTCAAACGCGCACATTTTGTTTTATTGATGACAACACTGAGTTTACTCTTAAACTCCTAAACGAGAACCTGTTTGTCAATGACGTTGTAAATGTTGGAAATGCTGATCTGACGACAATTAACGAGCTTGCGGAAACAATAATCCGAGTAACTCGTTCAAAATCACGTATTGTTTACTTACCGCCCTTAAAGGAGGGCGATATGACTCGACGCCAGCCCGATAATTCTAATATGAGACGCGTTTTGGGAAGGGAACTCGTGCCATTAGATGAAGGTTTGAAAAAAATTATTCAAGCCAATAGTCCGCAATGA
- a CDS encoding glycosyltransferase family 39 protein: MKTQITIAISICLLISLLLILARQNTDYSRMNDPHEYAHLGKSLWIGDGLRYNNVPDVVLSPGFPIVIGAVNKIIDNPEWSGKIICMVSFLFSVLLMYNISLSFLFEKKYAIVSVLLFATNSNYLINATNGYSESLFTLAFIAIAFITLNIRRQNGLSLLQAVIFSALWAILYYIRAEGLIIGIILFFWLAIGTLHNKILLWLTPVVCAILILPYLFFLRSYSGHWQLSGKTYLNLVMGELNSPYQKVKQDENTDERYSITHQTHVNPAKSLGFGKYWDQPENDIAQRITFNLIKWGKIYWLTYSVVGIAVWFWGFYKFNKTNILFLLSLFLPAGVYLMFFILPRTIAIYHWIGIIFMISGLKNMKLYFESYFQQKNVDNLMWVSVFLISLYQSRSVIKIIYSQLI, encoded by the coding sequence ATGAAAACTCAAATTACCATAGCTATAAGTATTTGTTTGCTTATATCTCTATTATTAATATTGGCACGTCAAAATACAGATTACTCAAGAATGAACGACCCGCATGAGTATGCGCATTTGGGAAAAAGTTTGTGGATAGGCGATGGTCTTCGGTATAATAATGTTCCAGACGTGGTATTATCTCCCGGATTCCCTATTGTTATTGGCGCTGTGAATAAAATTATAGACAATCCGGAGTGGAGTGGCAAGATTATATGTATGGTTTCATTTCTCTTTAGTGTACTTTTAATGTACAACATTTCTTTATCATTTCTTTTTGAAAAAAAATATGCGATAGTGTCTGTTTTATTGTTTGCAACTAATTCAAATTACTTGATCAATGCGACCAACGGCTACAGCGAGTCGCTGTTTACTCTTGCCTTCATAGCCATTGCCTTTATAACTCTCAACATTCGCAGGCAAAATGGGTTATCTTTATTGCAAGCAGTAATCTTTAGTGCTTTATGGGCAATTTTGTATTATATCCGTGCGGAAGGTTTAATTATAGGTATTATTTTGTTCTTCTGGTTGGCGATAGGAACCTTACACAATAAGATTTTATTGTGGCTTACTCCTGTTGTATGCGCCATTCTAATACTTCCTTATCTCTTTTTTCTTAGATCATATAGCGGTCATTGGCAATTGTCCGGTAAGACTTATTTAAATCTGGTAATGGGTGAACTTAACAGTCCGTATCAAAAAGTGAAACAAGATGAAAATACTGACGAACGGTATAGCATCACACATCAAACACATGTCAACCCCGCGAAATCTTTGGGTTTTGGTAAATACTGGGATCAACCCGAAAATGATATTGCTCAAAGAATAACATTTAATCTGATAAAATGGGGAAAGATCTATTGGCTTACATATTCAGTCGTAGGAATTGCTGTTTGGTTTTGGGGGTTTTATAAATTTAACAAAACAAATATTTTGTTTCTTTTGAGTTTGTTTTTACCGGCTGGTGTATACTTAATGTTTTTCATATTGCCTCGAACCATTGCGATTTATCATTGGATTGGGATCATATTCATGATTTCTGGATTGAAGAATATGAAGCTGTATTTCGAGTCTTATTTTCAACAGAAGAATGTCGATAATTTGATGTGGGTATCCGTTTTTCTAATTTCTTTATATCAAAGTCGAAGCGTTATAAAAATTATTTACAGTCAACTAATTTGA
- a CDS encoding flippase — MNQSEKQNISKVAKNSLISGIGSIVNLTTMPLTSVITTRVLGAELFGIYSLVQSWGSLLSNLSSLGLNGTNLRFIPTYKGLGDWPKIKGSILWTLRVSFFISLALTVFVLIFPSQFCAIFVHRPDNISQETFEANVVRAFRFYAVSILMTSLYQVMMSSLNGLQEIKYKVLSNEIIGSAAKIISLVLFVFFGWDLYAALGSNLVQDAVILSVSLFFLLKVFPKLKDSSFKPVFEKKEMNKFAAALFTNSLLSKYTFQLDILFLGFFTTMREVGIYTVALRLQPLIYLPHYTISTIFGPLVAELYSAKKKDELKNLYQTVTKWSLSISLPICTTVLMFSTEILNIFGKDFSEGIMLLVVLSIGNLYHDFLGLAGNVIMMTGRIKVNLINSAIMAVVNVIQYYFLIKHYGIMGAAVGNAMSMVIINTIVMLEVKYFLGFVPFRKSLYKPALSILVSVVLVEILLSNYKLPWYQYTFILYVFALWALYVVGMFILKFDKYDRYIIKKIANRIPFLAKVLPKSYQQ, encoded by the coding sequence TTGAACCAATCGGAAAAACAAAATATTTCCAAAGTTGCAAAAAACTCTTTGATTTCCGGAATCGGTAGTATTGTCAATTTGACTACCATGCCGCTGACTAGTGTAATCACAACCCGTGTATTAGGCGCTGAGTTATTCGGGATTTATTCATTGGTCCAATCCTGGGGATCGCTTCTATCAAATTTATCAAGTTTGGGCCTGAATGGGACGAATCTCCGTTTTATTCCTACCTATAAAGGGCTGGGTGACTGGCCTAAAATCAAGGGTTCTATATTGTGGACATTGAGAGTTTCGTTCTTTATAAGCCTGGCACTAACGGTATTTGTCTTGATATTTCCATCCCAGTTCTGCGCAATTTTTGTTCATCGACCTGATAACATTTCTCAGGAAACATTTGAAGCCAATGTTGTTCGTGCATTCCGTTTTTACGCCGTTTCGATTTTGATGACGTCGTTGTATCAGGTGATGATGTCCAGTTTAAACGGGCTGCAGGAGATTAAATATAAAGTTCTGTCTAATGAAATAATAGGCTCAGCTGCAAAGATCATTAGCCTGGTTCTTTTTGTTTTTTTTGGGTGGGATTTATATGCGGCGCTTGGCTCAAACTTAGTACAAGACGCGGTCATATTGAGCGTCTCGCTGTTTTTTTTACTGAAGGTATTTCCAAAATTAAAAGATTCTTCTTTTAAACCGGTATTTGAAAAGAAAGAAATGAATAAATTCGCCGCCGCATTATTTACAAATTCTCTTTTAAGCAAATATACTTTCCAGCTTGATATTCTATTCTTGGGTTTTTTCACTACCATGCGTGAAGTGGGTATATACACCGTAGCACTCCGATTGCAGCCGTTGATATACTTGCCGCATTATACCATTAGCACTATTTTCGGACCGCTGGTTGCGGAACTTTATTCTGCAAAAAAAAAAGATGAATTAAAAAACCTGTATCAAACGGTTACGAAATGGTCGCTTTCAATAAGTTTGCCGATTTGCACAACGGTACTCATGTTTTCAACTGAAATCCTTAATATATTTGGAAAAGATTTTTCGGAAGGGATCATGTTATTGGTTGTTCTAAGTATTGGCAATCTTTATCATGACTTTTTAGGGCTTGCAGGTAATGTAATAATGATGACCGGCAGAATTAAAGTGAATTTGATTAATTCGGCGATTATGGCCGTCGTCAATGTTATTCAGTACTATTTTCTTATCAAACACTATGGCATCATGGGGGCAGCGGTGGGTAATGCAATGTCCATGGTCATAATAAACACCATTGTAATGCTTGAAGTAAAATATTTTTTAGGATTCGTGCCTTTTAGAAAATCCCTTTACAAGCCGGCGTTAAGTATTCTCGTATCGGTCGTGCTCGTCGAGATACTTCTTTCGAATTATAAACTTCCTTGGTATCAATATACTTTTATTTTGTACGTATTTGCTTTGTGGGCGTTGTATGTGGTTGGAATGTTCATTCTTAAATTCGATAAATACGATAGGTATATCATAAAAAAAATTGCAAATAGGATTCCGTTTCTGGCGAAGGTGCTTCCTAAATCGTATCAACAGTGA
- a CDS encoding NAD-dependent epimerase/dehydratase family protein: protein MTVLVTGGAGFIGSHVCEALLAQNHKVICYDNFDEFYDPKIKELNISNCISSLNFKLIRNDILNFSDLCDVFRSDNIDLVIHLAARAGVRPSIQNPKLYQKVNIEGTMNVLEALRAFSVKKFILASSSSVYGNNLKTPYSETDNVDHVISPYAATKKACEVLAYAYHHLYQIDTFCLRFFTVYGPRQRPEMAIHYFTRSIDQNEKINLYGDGTSRRDYTYISDIVDGILKSMNHLNGYEILNLGEAQTISLADIVSIIEQELSKKAMINWLPMQPGDVEKTFADIAKAKEIIGYHPKTQIKTGIKTFIQWYRDNFQSNQAITV, encoded by the coding sequence ATGACGGTTCTTGTTACCGGAGGCGCCGGGTTTATCGGATCTCATGTTTGTGAGGCCTTATTAGCTCAGAATCACAAGGTCATTTGCTATGATAATTTTGATGAGTTTTATGACCCGAAGATCAAAGAACTAAATATTTCCAACTGCATTTCCAGCCTAAATTTCAAATTGATTCGAAATGATATTCTGAATTTTTCCGACTTGTGCGACGTCTTTAGATCGGACAATATCGATTTGGTCATTCACCTTGCCGCCAGGGCAGGGGTTCGTCCATCGATCCAGAACCCGAAGTTATACCAGAAGGTGAATATCGAAGGCACGATGAATGTTTTGGAAGCACTCAGAGCGTTTTCAGTCAAAAAATTCATTTTGGCATCCTCTTCATCTGTTTATGGAAATAATCTGAAGACTCCATATTCTGAAACGGATAATGTTGATCATGTGATTTCGCCTTATGCAGCAACAAAGAAAGCATGTGAAGTCTTAGCCTACGCGTATCATCATCTTTACCAAATTGATACCTTCTGCTTGCGTTTCTTTACTGTATACGGACCGCGCCAAAGGCCTGAGATGGCTATACATTATTTCACAAGATCCATTGACCAGAACGAAAAAATAAATCTCTACGGCGACGGGACATCCAGAAGAGATTATACATATATTAGCGACATTGTTGACGGTATATTAAAATCTATGAATCATCTGAACGGATATGAAATTTTGAATCTTGGGGAGGCTCAAACAATTTCGTTGGCGGATATAGTCAGTATAATAGAACAAGAGCTGAGTAAAAAGGCCATGATTAATTGGCTGCCGATGCAGCCCGGTGACGTTGAAAAGACGTTTGCCGATATTGCGAAGGCAAAGGAGATCATTGGTTATCACCCAAAGACACAAATTAAGACCGGCATAAAAACATTTATTCAGTGGTATAGAGACAACTTCCAGTCAAATCAGGCGATTACAGTTTGA